Below is a window of Pelagicoccus albus DNA.
TTCATATTCTTTCAGTTTCAAGCACTTGCAGCGGTCATCATGAGTATCGCCCCGCTACTGGCAATGTCGACCCGACAAAGTTTCGGAGCAGTCGGAGATTGGATTGCTATTGGAATCGCTGGCGTCGCGATAACCGGCGAGGCGATTGCAGACAACCAACTATCAAAGTTTAGGAGCGACCCCAACAACAAGGGACGCACATGCCGTAAGGGACTGTGGGCCCTCTCCCGACACCCCAACTACTTCTTCGAGTGGATGCTCTGGTGCTCGTTCCCTTTCCTCACCTACGGCACCCCCTATTTCTGGGCTTCGCTCGCGAGCCCGCTGATTCTCCTTTTCCTGATAACCAAAGTTACCGGAATCCCGCCCACGGAGCGAAACGCCATAAAGAGCCGAGGCGACGATTACCGAGCTTACCAAAAAGAGACCCGAGCTTTCCTTCCGATTCCCAAGAAGAGTCCCGCATCCAATTAAAACAACAACCTTACGCCAGCAGAAAAATGAACACGCTAAAACTCGCAGAAAATGGATACATCCCTTACTTTCTTCTCAGATTCGGAATCAGACAGAGGCTAAAACGCAAACTAGAGATCGAAGCGTCGAAAGGCCCCGATTCCAATGAGAGCTTCAAGAGAGCCCTCAAGCAAAGCGCTTTGGCAGTAGACACAGACAAAGCGAACGAACAGCACTACGAAGTTCCGGCTGAATTCTTCGAACTAGTGCTCGGGCCCTACTTGAAATACAGCAGCGGATACTGGCCAGAGGGATGTAACTCAATCGAAGAGTCTGAGCTTGCGTCTCTCGAACTCGTCGCCGAGCGAGCCCAGTTGAAAGATGGACAGGATATCCTGGAGCTCGGTTGTGGCTGGGGTTCATTTTCGCTCTGGGCTGCAGCGAAGTTCCCATACTCCCAAATCACTACTGTATCCAATTCTTCGAGTCAGGCAGAGTTCATAAGAAAGCGGGCTAGCGAACGGGGATTGACCAATCTAAACGTAGTCACTTGCGATATCAACGCCTTCGACACCCCTCTCCAATTCGACCGCATCGTCTCAATCGAAATGCTAGAGCACGTGAGAAACTACGACGCTTTATTCGCAAAACTTTCCAACTGGCTACGCGACGACGCGAAAATGTTCGTCCACGTATTCTCTCATAAGAAGCACGCTTACGCCTACGACGCGAGCAACCCTTCCGAATGGATGGCTCGACACTTCTTCACCGGTGGGATCATGCCGTCGCACGATCTTCTTCCGAGCTTCGACAAGTATATTCAAGCGGAGGAGAGCTGGGCCTTGAGCGGAGTGCATTACCAGAAAACATCCGAAGCTTGGCTCCAAAACATGAATACGTACGAATCAAAAATAGAGCCTATTTTCGCCAAAGTCTACGGACCCGAGAATGCGAAGCAGTGGATGTGGAGATGGCGACTTTTCTTCCTAGCTTGTGCGGAATTGTTTGGATACAAAAATGGTAGCGAATGGGGAGTCTCGCACTACCGTTTCACCAAGCAGTTGTCAAAGTAAACGAAACGTTGGGGATTCTATTCCGATGACCGCCATAATCATATTCTTTGTGCTCCACTGGTATGCGTCAGTGATTGCCCAAAGTTTTTTCCTGCACCGCTATATGGCTCACAGCATGTTTCGCATGAGCCCATTTTGGGAGAAGTTCTTCTACTTGTTCACGTTTGTGGCCCAAGGATCTTCCTTTCTTCACCCGAAGTCGTACGCGGCTCTGCACATGGAGCATCACAAGCATAGCGATACAGAGGAAGATCCTCATTCACCACATTTCTTTAGCGATGTCTGGGGTATGATGAAGAACACCGCAAGGGTCTACTATGAATTTAAGACCGGTCAACGTGAGTCAAGCTCCCCCTCGATCCGAGCTCTGCCCACTTGGCCTTTAGTGGATCGCCTCGGCAACTCCATCTTCGTGCGGCTTGGCTTCTGCGCGCTGTATATACTTTTCTACTACTACTTTGCTCCCTCCCCTATCTGGTATCTGCTGCTGCCGTTCCACTTCCTGATGGGGCCGGTACATGGGGCTTTCGTGAACTGGTGTGGCCACAAGTACGGTTACCGGAATCACAATACACCTGACCAATCGAAGAACACTTTCGCTTGGGATCTGCTATTCGTGGGAGAGACTTTTCAGAACAACCATCACCGCTTTCCGAATCGCGCCAACTTCGCCAACCGCTGGTACGAATGGGACGTCCTCTATCCCTTCATCCTTGTGTTGGATAAACTGCGAATCATCCGCCTAGCCCCAGTACGCTCGTCATGAAACGACTTTTGATAGCCTTAACCTTACTGGCGACGCTACTCACAACCGCCTGTTCCGAAAACGAAATGCCAAACCAAAAACTAGCCGACTCCGTAAATCTCGAGAGCTTCATGGGCACCTGGTACGTGCACGGCCATACGCCGACCTTCATGGATAAGGAGGCTTACGACGCCACTGAGACCTACGAACTGGACGGCAAAAAGATCCGCACTACCTACCGCTACCGCAAAGGCTCTCACGAGGGTAAGTGGAAGGAATACCATCCGGTCGGAAAAGTATACGACCACGAATCTAACGCGGAGTGGAGGATGCGTTTTTTCGGAATCCTAAACGCTGCCTACTACATTCTCTACGTGGATCCCTCCTACGAGTACACGGTGGTCGGACATCCGGGCAGAAGCATGGCCTGGATCATGTCCCGGTCGCCCCAAATGACTGATTCAAAGTACGATGAGCTAATACAAGAGCTCGTTTCTCGAGACTACGATCTTAGTGAGCTGAGACGTTTGCCGCACCAAGCAGAGACCAAGGATTGAGAAATTCACCCGAGAGACTAGCCGGCGACCGCGGCGGTGAATTTCTCAACGTCCTCTGCAGTGTCGATACCGATAGACTGCTCTTGGGTGAGTCCGACTTTGATCCGATAGCCATTTTCCAAGGCCCTTAATTGCTCGAGGCGTTCGATCGCTTCGAGACGACCTTGCGGCAATCGGCAAAACTCGTTCAGGAAGTCGGCTCGATAGGCATAGAGTCCCAGATGGCGAAACACCGGGGAGCGTTTAACCCACTCGTCATCGAAGCTCGCGAAGCCATCTCGATGGTAAGGGATCGGAGCTCTCGAAAAATAGAGGGCATCACCCTCGTTCGAAATCGTTACCTTCACCTGATTGGGATCCAAGAAGTCCTTTCGGGTTAGGAACGGCGTGGCCAGAGTCGCCATCGTGGCCCCCTGCTCCATGTATTCGACCAGCGATGCGATCTGCGAAGCAGCGACCATGGGCTCGTCCGCCTGCACATTGATCAGGACATCCGCACCGATTTGTTCGTTGGCCTCGGCGAGTCGGTCGGTTCCGCTCTGATGGTCCACACGCGTCATGATCGCGCGGAATCCGGCCTCTTCGACTACGGATCTTAGCTTTTCATCGTCCACCGCAAAGTAAGCGGGGATATCAGGCACTTGGGATTGTATGCGTTCCGCGACCCAAAGAATAAGGGGCTTTCCACAAATGGGATGGAGTAGTTTCTCAGGAAAACGGGTAGAGGCGAGGCGCGCTGGGGCTACGATTGCTAGCATTTAGGTTACGAGGTTAAATATCCGTACTTGTACTTGGCCACCTGCATACGTATACCACACTTTTACTCAAAGAAATTCTCACCCTCATCGCTTATGGATTCTGCCAACCTTAGTTCAGACGGAAACGCGCTCGAACGCATGCTCCTGGTCCAAAACCAAATGGGTATCCACGCTCGCCCCGCCGCCATGATCGTAAGGGTCACCAACAAGTACAGCTCCGACGTCTTCTTCGAAAAGGACGACGAGCAAGTGAATGGCAAATCCATCATGGGCCTTATGATGCTGGCCGCCGGCAAAGGCTCCGAAATCAAAACATTGGCCACCGGACCCGATGCGGCTGAATGCCTCGACGCCCTAGAAGCCCTTTTCGCCACCAAGTTCGACGAGAAATAGACTGAGACGCGAAACGATTCCCTCGATAACAGTTAGGCCAGTTCTAACCAGAACTGGCCCTTTTTTTGCCTTCAATAATCGCGGTTAAGCCAGCCCGTAAAAGG
It encodes the following:
- a CDS encoding acyl-CoA desaturase; the encoded protein is MTAIIIFFVLHWYASVIAQSFFLHRYMAHSMFRMSPFWEKFFYLFTFVAQGSSFLHPKSYAALHMEHHKHSDTEEDPHSPHFFSDVWGMMKNTARVYYEFKTGQRESSSPSIRALPTWPLVDRLGNSIFVRLGFCALYILFYYYFAPSPIWYLLLPFHFLMGPVHGAFVNWCGHKYGYRNHNTPDQSKNTFAWDLLFVGETFQNNHHRFPNRANFANRWYEWDVLYPFILVLDKLRIIRLAPVRSS
- a CDS encoding HPr family phosphocarrier protein yields the protein MDSANLSSDGNALERMLLVQNQMGIHARPAAMIVRVTNKYSSDVFFEKDDEQVNGKSIMGLMMLAAGKGSEIKTLATGPDAAECLDALEALFATKFDEK
- a CDS encoding DUF1295 domain-containing protein, with the translated sequence MNIYIQLATGLAMVSIAMLLTFKYCWKRENFGYVDVVWSYSVGALAILYFVANYENAISRSLLALALTLTWSVRLGTHLLVRVSNEEEDGRYQEIREAWKDDLKRRTFIFFQFQALAAVIMSIAPLLAMSTRQSFGAVGDWIAIGIAGVAITGEAIADNQLSKFRSDPNNKGRTCRKGLWALSRHPNYFFEWMLWCSFPFLTYGTPYFWASLASPLILLFLITKVTGIPPTERNAIKSRGDDYRAYQKETRAFLPIPKKSPASN
- the kdsB gene encoding 3-deoxy-manno-octulosonate cytidylyltransferase, with the protein product MLAIVAPARLASTRFPEKLLHPICGKPLILWVAERIQSQVPDIPAYFAVDDEKLRSVVEEAGFRAIMTRVDHQSGTDRLAEANEQIGADVLINVQADEPMVAASQIASLVEYMEQGATMATLATPFLTRKDFLDPNQVKVTISNEGDALYFSRAPIPYHRDGFASFDDEWVKRSPVFRHLGLYAYRADFLNEFCRLPQGRLEAIERLEQLRALENGYRIKVGLTQEQSIGIDTAEDVEKFTAAVAG
- a CDS encoding lipocalin family protein gives rise to the protein MKRLLIALTLLATLLTTACSENEMPNQKLADSVNLESFMGTWYVHGHTPTFMDKEAYDATETYELDGKKIRTTYRYRKGSHEGKWKEYHPVGKVYDHESNAEWRMRFFGILNAAYYILYVDPSYEYTVVGHPGRSMAWIMSRSPQMTDSKYDELIQELVSRDYDLSELRRLPHQAETKD
- a CDS encoding SAM-dependent methyltransferase — its product is MNTLKLAENGYIPYFLLRFGIRQRLKRKLEIEASKGPDSNESFKRALKQSALAVDTDKANEQHYEVPAEFFELVLGPYLKYSSGYWPEGCNSIEESELASLELVAERAQLKDGQDILELGCGWGSFSLWAAAKFPYSQITTVSNSSSQAEFIRKRASERGLTNLNVVTCDINAFDTPLQFDRIVSIEMLEHVRNYDALFAKLSNWLRDDAKMFVHVFSHKKHAYAYDASNPSEWMARHFFTGGIMPSHDLLPSFDKYIQAEESWALSGVHYQKTSEAWLQNMNTYESKIEPIFAKVYGPENAKQWMWRWRLFFLACAELFGYKNGSEWGVSHYRFTKQLSK